The Patescibacteria group bacterium genomic interval GAATCAAGACAAATTACGACAATTAATGCAACTCAAGCGCCGAGGAACCGACAATAGGATGAAGAAATGAAAAAACGCCGGCATCACAATAACGATGGTCGACGGCAGATAAAACGAGGCCGAACAGAAAAACAAGTTAAATGCATGGCGCGCCGGCTGAAAATACCCTATGGCACGCCAAAGAAATAGTACAAAAAAACTCGATTCCGTGCCGGTCTCGAGTTTTATATTTATTTGTTTCTTCAGTATTCTGCCAAAATTAATCCAACACCCCGCTTAATGGTTTTAGATCTTATAAACCACATCTTTTCTCTCTACCACGATTTCCCAGCCCCGGCGTCTGGCCTCCTGATATAATTTACTATTAGGATTAAAGGCAATCGGCCTATCCACTGATCGAAGCAACGTAATGTCTCCCTCGGAATCACCCACACCGACTGAACCGCGCAAAGCCAGGCCTTCCTTGGCCACGGCCCGTTTAAGAATCTTAGCTTTATCAGAAATCAACTCTTCATGTTCCACCCGACCCGTAAACTTGCCGTGTCCGTCCGATAAAAGAACTCGGCCGTACACCTTGTCAAACCCCAATCCTTGAGCGAACAGTTCTACCAACTCTCGCGGCGAATGGGAGATGGCTAAAAGAAAATATCCGCGTTTTTGCAAATCTTTCACTAAATCACGCGTAAAACGATAAACCCGATTCTGATGGAAAGCGATAACCTT includes:
- a CDS encoding HAD-IB family hydrolase, which translates into the protein MKKIKSVKNKKVAVFDIDGTIFRSSLLIEVTEALISEGLFPASAKKVYAKSFTAWLNRQDSYDKYIYDVIKAFEKNIKQVRRSDYMRVGRKVIAFHQNRVYRFTRDLVKDLQKRGYFLLAISHSPRELVELFAQGLGFDKVYGRVLLSDGHGKFTGRVEHEELISDKAKILKRAVAKEGLALRGSVGVGDSEGDITLLRSVDRPIAFNPNSKLYQEARRRGWEIVVERKDVVYKI